From the genome of Populus trichocarpa isolate Nisqually-1 chromosome 15, P.trichocarpa_v4.1, whole genome shotgun sequence, one region includes:
- the LOC18110537 gene encoding uncharacterized protein LOC18110537 isoform X2 — protein sequence MTMLKKLPEEVLNLWNNWEIRGMVLLSLLLQTILIIFGSRRKTNARSWIRMLVWSAYLSADVVATVALGNLARSQGDSSGDSSENANNSIQAFWAPFLLLHLGGPDTITAYSIEDNELWLRHLLGLVFQVGVAFYVFSRSWGSGILSFIAIPMFVVGIAKYAERTWVLWSSCSKSFKNSSLSDFWESYRRTGISETPPQDHQQDYLLQAYVFSNISKFMMQDLVPGISSLIRCRELISKNKADGAFKVVEAELGLIYDMLYTKAPLIYSRAGIILRCISSLLSVTAFITFQVKIDKHDYSKTDIAITYLLFAAAVFLEFYAFLCLVLSDRTMIWLIDKGGNGLTNATYSLIRKLTRGERWSRSISQYNLKSSSIEREPPKFLEFLGINEMMRQMHVNRKDLNVGLQGLIFKHLQKKAQKIKEDLHVCDMNHRSKIIGQRGDGVLEREGLLRDYKWCTTEVEFSRSILVWHLATDICYLVDMKEADAYLNKDGSNVSTEYETSRCLSEYMMYLLVVRPNMLSKGFGDEAYQRTLRGLRDQKDHGDDYDVEVHRALLELRNSESRVYDSEEFQALWKTEKSALVGVIVLANQLLSLEPEKRWETINEVWVEMLAYAAAHCPWKEHTHQLRRGGELLTHVSLLMLHLGLTAQYEINANEYKELDLLTREEQKEYDLARYKYWTGIEATSGSSPDEELKKLEKIVADKDRELQRKNQELEHQQRMLEHKDRELQRKNQELEQLRSSLTASVPQQGIDSFPRSLAAQTDDQGIH from the exons ATGACAATGCTTAAAAAATTGCCTGAAGAAGTCTTAAATTTATGGAACAATTGGGAGATTCGAGGAATGGTTTTGCTTAGTCTCTTACTACAAACCATCCTCATCATATTTGGGTCTCGGCGAAAGACCAATGCCAGAAGCTGGATCAGGATGCTCGTTTGGTCTGCATACCTATCAGCAGACGTGGTGGCAACTGTTGCCCTGGGTAATCTAGCCAGGAGCCAAGGAGATTCATCAGGTGACAGTTCAGAGAATGCAAACAATTCCATCCAGGCATTTTGGGCACCTTTTCTACTCCTGCACCTTGGTGGCCCAGACACAATCACTGCATACTCGATTGAAGATAACGAGTTGTGGTTAAGGCATTTACTTGGTCTTGTATTCCAAGTCGGGGTGGCTTTTTATGTCTTCTCAAGGTCCTGGGGTAGCGGTATCCTCTCATTCATAGCGATCCCAATGTTCGTTGTTGGCATTGCAAAGTACGCAGAGAGGACTTGGGTGCTCTGGTCTTCATGCTCCAAGAGTTTTAAAAACTCTTCTCTCTCAGATTTTTGGGAATCTTATCGTCGTACGGGAATATCAGAAACTCCTCCACAAGACCACCAGCAGGATTATCTTCTTCAAGCTTATGTTTTTTCGAATATATCCAAGTTTATGATGCAGGATCTTGTCCCTGGCATTTCTTCACTAATAAGATGCCGGGAGCTGATTTCCAAGAATAAGGCAGACGGTGCCTTCAAGGTAGTAGAGGCTGAGCTTGGATTGATATATGATATGCTTTATACTAAAGCGCCCCTGATTTACTCCCGTGCCGGAATCATTCTTCGTTGTATCAGCTCTCTGCTCTCTGTTACTGCGTTTATTACCTTCCAGGTCAAGATTGACAAGCATGACTACTCAAAGACCGACATTGCAATCACGTATTTATTGTTTGCGGCCGCTGTTTTTCTCGagttttatgcttttttatgcCTTGTTTTGTCTGACCGGACAATGATTTGGTTGATTGATAAAGGAGGGAACGGCCTGACTAATGCAACTTATTCTCTGATAAGGAAGTTAACGAGAGGCGAGAGGTGGTCGAGATCCATATCACAGTATAACCTGAAAAGCTCTTCCATTGAAAGAGAGCCACCTAAATTCTTGGAATTTCTCGGAATCAATGAAATGATGAGGCAGATGCATGTGAATCGGAAAGATTTGAATGTTGGACTGCAAGGTCTTATTTTCAAACATCTTCAAAAGAAAGCTCAGAAGATTAAGGAAGATTTGCATGTCTGTGATATGAATCACAGAAGCAAAATAATAGGTCAGAGGGGAGATGGTGTGCTAGAAAGAGAGGGACTGTTACGGGACTACAAGTGGTGCACGACTGAAGTAGAATTCAGTCGGAGCATTCTTGTCTGGCATCTCGCAACagatatttgttatcttgttgaTATGAAAGAAGCAGATGCTTATCTGAATAAAGATGGAAGCAATGTCTCCACAGAATATGAAACAAGCAGATGCCTATCTGAATACATGATGTATCTTTTGGTGGTAAGACCAAATATGCTCTCTAAAGGATTCGGTGATGAGGCATATCAACGTACCTTGCGAGGCTTGCGGGATCAAAAAGATCATGGTGATGATTATGATGTGGAGGTACATCGTGCCTTGCTGGAATTGCGCAACAGTGAATCACGTGTTTATGATAGTGAGGAATTTCAAGCTCTCTGGAAAACAGAAAAGTCAGCGCTAGTCGGTGTGATTGTGCTCGCCAATCAATTGCTTTCATTGGAACCCGAGAAGCGATGGGAGACGATAAATGAAGTCTGGGTAGAAATGCTTGCATATGCAGCAGCTCATTGTCCATGGAAAGAACATACTCATCAACTGAGAAGAGGTGGAGAGTTACTCACTCATGTCTCCCTTCTCATGCTACATCTTGGCTTGACCGCACAGTACGAAATTAATGCAAACGAATATAAAGAATTGGATTTATTGACACGG GAGGAGCAAAAAGAATATGACCTCGCTAGATACAAATATTGGACAGGTATTGAAGCCACGTCAGGGTCGAGCCCCGATGAG GAgttgaaaaaacttgaaaagattGTAGCAGATAAAGATCGAGAGCTTCAGCGTAAAAATCAAGAGCTTGAGCATCAACAACGAATGCTTGAGCATAAAGATCGAGAGCTTCAGCGTAAAAATCAAGAGCTTGAGCAATTGAGATCTTCTTTAACTGCATCAGTTCCACAACAAGGAATTGATTCATTTCCAAGAAGTTTGGCAGCACAAACTGATGATCAAGGGATTCACTGA